In Helianthus annuus cultivar XRQ/B chromosome 8, HanXRQr2.0-SUNRISE, whole genome shotgun sequence, a single genomic region encodes these proteins:
- the LOC110871784 gene encoding uncharacterized protein LOC110871784 translates to MMFEHEHPLNLTNLWSEEENEDYEEDKEENEDEVDAKQDFRCLCSRCHEEINWFHRYYYSCSTCSDFSIHKFCAELPDRLEDICEAGHTLGFCLVNYYWNCSICNRFRKPRELLYRCNLCDFKVDANCAKKRLQKNIIYHPSHKHPLVRIPRQILDECDACGKEHKGIFYHCPTCASSYFIHSDCAFLPKKLQIQHTTNDIYSHIHPLTLAYSFPKTDIESKRYPRCRVCRHGFSSSSHLWLYKCEKCRYYTHLDCATSPATDKMIKNYDDVEHPDLLHLPFPDPSYSLLKHLFFKESGSKTHEVSHQHPLILEDSRISYHDPTKRIELLCNGCLRPITSGPVYVCSNEEGEHCNFVLHEWCSRLPTELKDHPRHPRHPLILHSKVIGKFFGVFACRLCGLNCNGFAYCCVECDYYIDVNCAFLPKEITHNSHPNHLLTFDSDSYFSCHSDDFVIHLREALLIPETTTHKCDKHPMKLSYFPIENHMSDYFCEICEEDLNPEYTFYHCRECMQSMHTACAPSILRYETYAKDVEYGAYVHRYVNVKFGGTYNNIEVHPHPLSFVQGVESDGLCHEDGWRSLHYEMIFKCLTCEFVICYDCMKSLCEEKN, encoded by the exons atgatGTTTGAGCACGAACATCCATTAAATCTTACAAATTTGTGGTCGGAGGAAGAGAATGAAGACTATGAAGAAGACAAGGAAGAGAACGAAGATGAAGTAGATGCAAAACAAGACTTCCGATGTTTGTGTTCCCGGTGTCATGAAGAAATCAACTGGTTCCATAGGTATTACTACTCTTGTTCTACATGTAGTGATTTTTCTATCCATAAGTTTTGTGCAGAGCTTCCCGATAGATTGGAAGACATTTGTGAGGCTGGTCATACTCTTGGCTTCTGCCTAGTTAACTACTATTGGAATTGTAGTATTTGTAATCGATTTAGGAAGCCTAGAGAGCTACTTTACCGCTGTAATCTTTGTGATTTTAAGGTTGATGCAAATTGTGCTAAAAAAAGGCtacaaaagaatatcatctatcaTCCTAGCCATAAACACCCACTAGTTCGCATCCCCAGACAAATTTTAGACGAGTGTGATGCATGCGGGAAGGAGCATAAAGGGATCTTTTATCATTGTCCCACGTGTGCTAGTTCTTATTTCATTCATAGTGATTGTGCTTTTCTACCGAAAAAATTGCAAATCCAACATACGACAAATGATATCTACTCCCATATTCATCCTCTCACCCTTGCTTATTCCTTTCCAAAAACGGATATAGAATCCAAAAGATACCCACGGTGTAGGGTATGCCGTCACGGGTTTTCTTCTAGTTCACATCTTTGGCTGTATAAATGCGAGAAATGCAGATACTATACCCATCTAGATTGCGCAACATCTCCAG CTACAGACAAAATGATTAAAAACTACGACGATGTTGAACACCCTGATCTTCTTCATCTTCCATTTCCTGATCCATCTTATAGCCTACTAAAACACTTGTTTTTCAAAGAAAGTGGATCAAAAACACATGAAGTGAGTCATCAACACCCACTAATCCTGGAAGATAGCCGAATATCCTACCATGACCCAACAAAGAGGATTGAACTTTTGTGCAATGGATGTTTAAGACCAATTACGAGTGGGCCAGTTTACGTGTGTTCTAATGAGGAGGGGGAGCATTGCAACTTTGTGCTCCACGAGTGGTGCTCCCGACTGCCTACTGAACTAAAAGACCACCCTCGTCACCCACGACACCCCCTGATTCTCCATTCAAAAGTCATTGGTAAGTTTTTCGGGGTCTTCGCTTGTCGTCTTTGCGGGTTAAATTGCAATGGATTTGCTTATTGTTGTGTCGAATGCGATTACTACATCGATGTTAATTGTGCCTTCCTACCTAAAGAAATCACTCACAATTCTCACCCGAATCACCTCCTTACATTTGATAGTGATTCATACTTCAGTTGCCATAGTGATGACTTTGTAATACACTTGAGGGAGGCTTTGTTGATACCAGAGACAACTACACACAAGTGTGACAAGCATCCTATGAAACTGAGTTACTTTCCCATTGAGAACCATATGAGTGACTATTTTTGTGAAATTTGTGAGGAGGATTTAAATCCTGAGTATACATTCTATCATTGTCGTGAGTGTATGCAATCTATGCATACAGCTTGTGCTCCGTCAATACTTCGTTATGAAACATATGCCAAAGATGTTGAATATGGTGCTTACGTTCATCGCTATgtaaatgtgaaatttgggggCACATATAACAATATTGAAGTCCATCCACACCCCCTTTCATTCGTTCAAGGGGTTGAAAGCGATGGTCTTTGTCACGAGGATGGTTGGCGCAGTCTCCATTACGAGATGATCtttaagtgtttaacttgtgagTTTGTAATTTGCTACGATTGTATGAAGAGTCTTTGTGAAGAAAAAAACTAA